A single Candidatus Cloacimonadota bacterium DNA region contains:
- a CDS encoding PDZ domain-containing protein — protein MNRVLKVMLVVIIFSFSGLFAQDEEVKDLNATMEEVQMEIDAAMEEADLENLTITLTDFDSDSPKMGVFLSNLDFEDIYEMHYDYNYGVYVSGVTENGPAQNAGIMKGDIVMEFDGEKVKFERHLVNLIKSHNIGDEVNVKFFRLGKIYETTLTLNTLQKRDKDVIITKKGEKKKRLPVGDGSGGWLPIWYMPDVTEINTFLADLDFDDETFSEDGFLIHGGGGMGNVGKGWFLGGMGAGYEKKQTTMFDWTCNDTLFFTEPVKRTAKYSIGYGGITLDKRYALSRKFITSIGFMIGWGGTEFVVKQSKSNQGLTNFDFDNPSANMNEYYDYKSKLKLYSDYMLFQPRVAFHWRILDWLSFRAEAAYMVSYSSEGWQAKRNGEKIKLLNAPDTNMDSITFSFGPWFGF, from the coding sequence ATGAATAGAGTTTTAAAAGTTATGTTAGTTGTAATTATCTTCAGTTTTTCTGGATTATTTGCCCAGGATGAGGAAGTAAAAGATCTGAATGCCACCATGGAAGAAGTTCAAATGGAGATCGATGCTGCCATGGAAGAAGCAGATCTGGAAAATTTAACAATCACGCTTACCGATTTTGACAGTGATTCTCCCAAAATGGGTGTCTTCCTTTCCAATCTGGATTTTGAAGATATCTACGAAATGCACTATGATTATAATTATGGTGTCTATGTTTCTGGAGTTACCGAAAATGGTCCTGCCCAAAATGCTGGCATCATGAAAGGCGATATTGTTATGGAATTTGATGGTGAAAAGGTAAAATTTGAAAGACACCTTGTAAATCTTATCAAATCTCATAATATCGGCGATGAAGTTAATGTGAAATTTTTCCGTCTGGGAAAGATCTATGAAACAACACTTACATTGAATACACTCCAAAAACGCGACAAAGATGTAATCATTACTAAAAAAGGTGAGAAGAAGAAGCGCCTTCCAGTTGGTGATGGAAGTGGTGGTTGGCTTCCCATCTGGTACATGCCTGATGTTACGGAAATCAATACTTTCCTGGCAGATTTAGATTTCGATGACGAAACATTTTCTGAAGATGGTTTTCTGATCCACGGTGGTGGTGGAATGGGAAATGTAGGAAAAGGCTGGTTTCTTGGAGGAATGGGCGCTGGTTATGAGAAGAAACAAACAACTATGTTTGATTGGACTTGTAATGATACTCTCTTTTTTACAGAACCTGTAAAAAGAACAGCAAAATATAGCATCGGTTACGGAGGTATTACACTGGATAAACGTTATGCACTTTCCCGTAAATTCATTACTTCAATTGGATTTATGATTGGTTGGGGTGGTACTGAATTTGTTGTTAAACAAAGCAAGAGTAATCAAGGTTTAACAAATTTTGATTTTGATAATCCAAGTGCTAATATGAATGAATACTATGATTATAAATCAAAGTTAAAGTTATATTCTGATTATATGCTTTTCCAACCGAGAGTAGCTTTTCACTGGAGAATCCTGGATTGGCTTAGTTTCAGAGCTGAAGCGGCTTACATGGTTAGTTATTCTTCCGAAGGATGGCAAGCTAAAAGAAATGGTGAGAAAATTAAACTATTAAATGCACCAGATACTAACATGGACAGTATAACATTCAGTTTCGGACCCTGGTTCGGATTTTAA